One Calonectris borealis chromosome 15, bCalBor7.hap1.2, whole genome shotgun sequence DNA segment encodes these proteins:
- the ZCCHC10 gene encoding zinc finger CCHC domain-containing protein 10 — translation MATPMHRLIARRQAEANKQHVRCQKCLEFGHWTYECTGKRKYLHRPSRTAQLAKILKEKEKRLLLQQSTGESTAERKTKKKRSKSVTSSSSSSSASSASDSSSDSEDSSTSSSDDDSDSDESSSTSSSSPSSSSTSSSSEFESDSSSSSSSSSSTDSSSDDEPPKKKKKK, via the exons ATGGCGACTCCCATGCACCGCCTTATCGCTCGGAGACAGGC GGAGGCAAACAAGCAGCATGTAAGATGTCAAAAATGTTTAGAGTTTGGACATTGGACGTATGAATgtacagggaagagaaaataccTGCATAGACCTTCAAGGACAGCTCAATTAGCgaaaattcttaaagaaaaagaaaagcgaCTATTACTGCAACAAAG CACTGGAGAAAGTACTGCAGAAAGgaagaccaagaaaaaaag atctaAAAGCGTGACCAGTTCCAGCAGCAGTAGCAGTGCCAGTTCAGCTAGTGATTCCTCATCTGACAGTGAAGATTCTTCTACCTCTTCTTCTGATGATGATAGTGACAGTGATGAGAGCTCTTCTACTTCCTCGTCTTCTCCATCCTCGAGTAGTACTTCCTCTTCTTCAGAGTTCGAATCAGATTCTAGTTCCtccagcagtagcagcagcagcacagacagtAGCTCTGATGATGAGccaccaaagaaaaagaaaaagaagtag